ACCGCGTCCGCCGTTCGTTATGGGACCGGACGGGTTTGACATGGAAAAATTCATTCAATTGCCCGAAGAAGGTTTGTGGCATGCCGCGCGCACCGGTGATCTTCCAGCGATGAAACGCTACATCGTAGAAGGTGCCGATGTCAACGCACCAGATGAGAATTTGAACATATCCCCCTTGGCATGGAGCGCGTCTCATGGACAAACCGAAGCGACTCGCCTCCTTATTGAAAATGGTGCTGATGTTAATCTAAAAGACGATAACGGCAGCACACCCTTGCACGGTGCCGTAGTTTTCGGTAGAGCAGGTGTCGCGAAACTTCTTGTTGAGAACGGTGCAAATCTGCAGGTCCGCAATAACGATGGCGGGACACCAGCGGATGCTTTGCATCTTGATTGGAGAACTACTACTTTTATTGGCGGTTTGATGGGTGTAGAAGTAGAGGAAAATATCGCTGTCATGCAAAGCGGTAGGAACGAAATTGCGAAACTCTTTGGAGTCAAAGAATTTGACAGCAAAGACATACCCTCCGCGCAGGATCTATCGGGAGCAGTATTTATTGGAGATCTCGCAGCGGTTAAACACGCCCTAACAGAGGGTGCAAACGCTAATGCGCAGGACCCACAATCCGGAAGCACAATGCTGTCTATGGCTGCACTGATGGGGCATACAGAAGTTGTAGCACTGCTCCTTGAACACGGCGCGGATGTCAATGCGAAAAGCCGGGACGGTGGCACGGCACTGCATACAGCGGCTTTCCTCGGACGTGTTGAAACAGTGAAACTTCTCCTTGAGAAAGGTGCAGATACGACACTTCGAAATAATATGGGTGGCATAGCGATAGATGGCGCAAAGTTGGACTGGGCATTTGCCAAAGGCATAATCGCTATGCTGCAACTTGAAGTAGACGAGGCAGAGGTGAAAGCCGGTAGAGCTGAAGTTATAAAACTGCTCTCTCGCCACGGTAACAAATAGACACGACACGGAGGTGGAACGGATGCATAATTCGCAGACCAACCCTGAATCCACTCAAGAGATAGCAGCACCCTCTACGATGACATTGGAGGAATTCCTTGAAAACGACTTTGAGGGTTATGAGTATATAAAAGGAGAATTAGTGCCGATGGCAGCTGCTGCAATTGTACATGGTGAAATAGGATCTAACATCCATTTTCTTTTAGCATCATACGTTCGTAAAAATAAATTAGGGCGTTTATATATTGCAGAAACGACATTTCAATTAAGTGATCGGGTAGTAAAACCTGATATTGCGTTTGTCTCGACAGAGCGGTTGTCAGATGATAAATTAAAAGGATTCTCCGTAGCTCCTGATCTCGCTATTGAGATAGTCTCCCCGACAGATAAGCACTATGATGTCACCGAAAAGGCGTTAGCCTATCTGAAATCTGGAACACGCCTCGTCTGGGTTATCGAACCGGTTGCGAAGACAGTAATGGTCTATCGCTCTGAAACAGATTTCGCGCTGCTGACTTATGAAGACACACTGACAGGTGAAGATGTAGTCGAAGGATTTACGTGTCCGGTCGCGCAATTGTTTGAATAAATTTCTGGATTAACACAAGAAAACTGATGATATCCATACCCTTTGCACTTGGTCACAACCAAAAAAATTTGATTCTTTTTCTGCTATGTGCTAAAATATTCGTCACTTCAGTTTACGAGAGGTCTCGGTGTCCACATTTTTATTACTTTTCTCGGCGATCCTATTCTTCTTAAGTTTACGTGAGATTTATGGACAAGCGGGCGAGTTTGGTCCGGCAACATTTGATTAACTGGGGCCCTTAACGCATGCGCTTAAAAAAATTCAAAACAGAACTAAAAGATTTCCCTCAATACTTGCAGAAACAGGAAATTTTAGATCGATTTACTGTCCTAACGCAACGCGAAGACAACTGGGATGGGTACGACTCAAAAAAGCCAACGCAGTCAACCTTAGATCATGCCATGGACATTATGGAAGAATTTTTCGATTCTATTACTTCTAAAGGATATTTATGGCTTAGACCGTTCATTTCCAGTGATGAGGATGGTAACGTAACTGTAGAATGGTCTGAAGAAAAACGCAGATTACATATTCAAATTGGGGAAAATGAAGCCGAGTATATCCAAGTCTGGGGAATAAATATTGATACGGAGATGCACGTAGATTTTCTAAGCCGTGACGATTATCTAACGCTTTGGGAATGGTTACTTGATGAATAAAAATGACTTTATACGGGACGATGAGGTACTCTATCGAAGTGTCCGAGGAAAATATGGGGAGGAGTATTCTTACGATAATATAGGAAAACTCAAAATTAGTAGTGAAGCCTTTCGCGATAGAGAAAGAAAACCATCCGTAGATAGAGCGGAGTTAAAAGAATCTAATCCCTCTTTGTCTAAACGAAATGACACAGATGGCATCATTAGCCTTATTACTGCTGATGTCCGCGCAATAGGAACAGTCAAGACAAAAATCCAGAATACAGATACTACTGTTCACGCCGTAGATGTTATCTATGATCCTATCCCTGAAAATCCTGCCCATTCACAAATTATTGTAAATCCTGAGTTCTTTGGTTCAAAGAGTAAGCAGAGAAATGTATTCAAATTACTGCAGCTTGCCCTTGCTGAACTTGCCGAAAAAAACGGATGGACTTTGGAACCAAGTGTACAGTAGATTCATACTTGCAAATATAAAAATTATATCTACTAAGACCTGCCTGAGGTGATAATCACATACCTGTTATAGCACAAACTTGGATCTTGTTATACTGTAGAAAATGGAGTACTAAATGGCAAAACAGATTAACTACGCTGATATCTTAGAAACCGGCGATAACGGCATCTATGATATCCAAACACACGCTGCTGGTCCCGAGGGCAGTTTGCCGCTTACAGCAGAAATGCTCCTCACTCGACCAAGCGGAGATGTATTTGGCTTGACCCACAACGCTGCCATGGGTTGGGCACCGACGGAGCTGCGACGCGAAGAATTTCTGATCCTCAGCACACAAGGCGGAATCCGCGCCCCCGATGGGAGTCCGATCGCACTTGGGTATCATACTGGGCATTGGGAAGTTGGACTCCTGATGCAGGCAGTCGCGCATGAACTGAAAGAACTCGCCGCGATTCCCTTCGCAGGCTACTGTTCTGACCCGTGTGACGGACGCACCCAAGGCACCGTTGGCATGATGGACAGTCTCGCCTATCGCAACGATGCGGCACAGGTTTTCCGCCGACTCATCCGTTCCCTACCGACGCGGAAGGGTGTCGTCGGTGTTGCCACCTGTGATAAAGGCTTGCCCGCAATGATGATGGCACTCGCCTCAATGAGGGAATTACCGGCTGTGCTTGTTCCGGGTGGTGTGACGTTGCCACCTACGACAGGTGAAGACGCTGGCAAAATCCAGACGATCGGCGCACGTTTCGCACACGGTGAGATTAGCCTGCAAGATGCAGCGGATATGGGATGCCGTGCCTGTGCAACCCCCGGGGGTGGTTGTCAATTCTTGGGCACCGCAGCGACTTCACAGGTCGTTGGTGAAGCATTGGGAATGAGCCTAACACATACTGCATTAGCACCGTCTGGACAGAATATCTGGTCGGATATGGGATTGCGTTCGGCACGCGCCGTTGTGAATCTGGCTGCAAAAGGGTTGACGATGAACGATATTGTCACGCCAGAGGCGATTCGGAACGCTATGGTCGTACACGCAGCATTTGGCGGTTCGACGAATCTCTTATTGCACATTCCCGCGATTGCCCATGCTGCTGGACTCGACCGTCCGACAATAGACGACTGGACGGAAGTCAATCAGAACGTCCCGCGTCTCGTCGATGTCCTACCGAATGGTCCGGTTGGTCATCCGACTGTGAGAGTCTTCCTTGCGGGTGGTGTGCCTGAAGTGATGCTCCATCTACGCGAACTGGGATGTCTCAATGAAAACGTGCTAACAGCAACAGGCGAAACCCTCGGTAGCAACCTTGATTGGTGGGCAACTTCTGAACGACGCGCACGCGTTCGCCAAACATTGCAGGATAAAGATAACATTGCCCCTGATGAAGTGATTCTGAGTCCGAATGCTGCGAAGGAAGCAGGATTGACAAGCACAGTAACATTCCCACGCGGCAGCCTTGCCCCCGAAGGATCTGTCATTAAAAGTACTGCTATTGATCCGAGTGTCGTTGACGCTGATGGTGTGTATCGGATGACGGGACCCGCACGGGTCTTTGTTCGGGAATCTGAAGCGATACAGACACTTAAAGGTCAGGGTGAACGGGACATCCAACCCGGTGACATCATCGTGCTGTGTTGCCGAGGACCGCAAGGCACAGGCATGGAGGAAGTCTACCAGTTAACTGCAGCACTCAAACACCTCTCGTTTGGTAAAAATATCGCCCTGATTACCGATGCACGGTTCTCCGGCGTATCAACGGGAGCCTGTATTGGACACGTCGGACCGGAAGCACTTGCCAACGGTCCCATCGGGAAGGTGCTGGATGGCGATATAATTCAGATCGAGATTGATACCCGACGACTGGAAGGGAGTATCGACCTTGTCGGACACGGCAGTGAGCACTTCAGTGCTGAAGAAGGTGAACGCGTGTTAGCAGAACGACAACCGCGTCCAGATCTCTCACCGGACGAGGCTTTGCCAGATGATACACGGCTTTGGGCAGCGTTGCAATCTGTCGGCGGCGGCACATGGGGTGGCTGTGTCTACGATGTAGACGCGATCATCAATGCCCTGAAATAGTTTTCAGTTATCGGTTATCAGTTTTCAGTGAAGAGGCACCTTGTGGCAGTCCCGTTTGCTGTATCCGCCACAGAAACCCTCTTTAACTGACGACTGACGACTGAAAACTGATAACCATTCTTACTGACAACTGATAACTACTAATGAAATATTGGGCCCCGCCTCTCCTATACATGGCACTCATCTTTGGCATTTCGTCCTTGGAACAGCCGCCGCTTCCGATGCCGGAATTCGAGTGGCTGACGATTGACAAACTCTACCATTTTATCGAATACGCCATACTCGGCGGATTGCTAACACGAGCGTTTGTGAAGGCAAGCCCTTCAATAATATCATCACGGTTCACATGGCACGCGGCGGTAGTGCTCTCAATCCTCTACGGTGCAAGCGATGAATGGCATCAGACCTTCGTCCCCGGTAGATTTGCTACTCTTGCGGACTGGGTGGCAGATGTGTTGGGATCAATTGCAGGAGTGCTGGTGGTCTATCTCTATTATAAAAAGAAGGAAAGTTAAAAAATATGCACCCACTTGTTGACTTGAAAGTGCCAGATGGATCTGTTGCTGTTCATTGGTTTGAACAGAGCAGCTTTGCCTTGAAAGATCCGGCTGGTACGATTGTCCAAATCGACCCCTATTTTCCGCGTGAACGTCCCGCGGACCGTTTTATTCATACCGAACCACCGCTTGATGAATCGGCACTTCCAACCGATTTCGTTCTCTTAACACACGCACACGGCGATCACACCTGTCCAGAGTCCATACGCCGCATTTGGGAGACTTCCACAGCGACGCGGTTTGTTGGACCCGAAGAAAGCACCCGCCAAATCTCGTCAGAGACGGATGTCGCGGCAGAGAACACCTTAGAAATTCGTGCTGGAGAATCAGCCACACTCAACGGTCTTACTGTGCATGCAGTCTATGCGAAACCCCCTGAGGGCGATGCCGCTGCTGACATAGCACCACCCGATGTAACGCACTTGGGATACGTCATCGTCAGCAACGGTGTAACCCTCTATTTCAGCGGTGATCCGATTAACAACTTCGCTGAGCATGACGAACTAATTTCAGCCGTCGCAGCACATAAACCGGATATCGGTTTTCTGACAAATCATCCCACCGAAGGTGAGTTTCCGTTCTACGATGGCTGCGTGAAAATGGCAACGCGGATTGGACTACAGCACGCCGTGCCAGTGCACCGCGCCTGTTTCGTCACCCGCGATTACGATCCAAATGAGTGGGCAGACCAGTTTCCAGCAGGCGGTCCCGAACCGCTTATCATTGAAAGAAATTCGCATATTATTTATCAATAGTTATCAGTCGTCAGTCTTATGAGTTGTCAGTTACAAGAGCCCTCTTAACTAAAAACTGATAACCATTCCTCCGAAAACTGACGACTCTAAAAGAGGTACAGATACATATATGTCTCTCCAAGAACCAAAAACTCCGCTTGTCGGTATTGTCATGGGAAGTGACTCCGACTTGGAGAAAATGGCGGAAGCCGCAAAAGTTTTAGAAGAATTCGAGGTTCCATTCGAGATAACGATCTCCTCCGCGCACCGCTCGCCGGAACGAACAATGGCGTGGACGGAAAAGATTAAAGCAGAAGGTGGAAAGGTTATCATTGCCGGTGCCGGACGCGCAGCACATCTCGCCGGTGTCATCGCGGCACATACAACGCTGCCGGTCATCGGTGTGCCGATCGACGGCGGACCGCTCAACGGCGTGGACGCGCTCTATGCGACAGTCCAAATGCCTCCGGGTATTCCCGTCGGAACAATGGCAATTGGTTCGGGCGGTGCAAGGAACGCAGGACTATTCGCTGTCCAAATCTTAGCACTCCAATTCCCAGAACTGGAGGCGAAACTATTAGCATATAAAACGAAGTTAAGTGATGGCGTTGCGGAGAAAGCGGAGCGGCTCCAAGAAGTGGGCTACGAGAATTATTGAGGACTGGAAGAATGGAAGAGTGGGTACCCATCCTTCCAACCTTCCAATCCCTTATCTTCCATCCTTCCACGCATAAATGATAGACATTATACCGAAAAGGAGACTTACACATGTCCGACGGGCAGAATCAATGGGATAACGACACAGAACTGTTTGATATGATGGAAGAGCAGTTATACGCCGCTGTGATTTCGGATGCCCTTGATGCAGCCGGGTACCGCGAACAGGCACTACCACATACTATCCGTCCTCTTCACCCAGAGACAGTTGTCGTAGGTCGCGCGATGCCGGTGCAGTGTGTGGATGTCTACGAGATTCCAGACGAACCGTATCAGCAGGAAATCGCAGCGGTGGATAGCCTCAAAGAGAACGATGTGTTCGTCTGCTCTACAAACCAGAGTACCCGTAACTGTATTTGGGGAGAACTCCTCTCAACGGCTGCGCGTGCGCGTGGCGCGCGTGGTGCTATCGTTGATGGGTTTATCCGAGATGCCCGCCAAATCTTAGCGATGGGGTTTCCTGTGTTCACAACTGGGTTGTCGCCTGTGGATTCCAGTGGACGCGGTGATGTGATTGCCTATAACGTTCCGATTGAATGTGGTGGTGTCACGGTTAATCCTGGCGACATCGTGTTCGGCGATGCAGACGGTATCGTTGTCATCCCACAAGCGGTGGAAACAGAGGTGATTGCAGCTGCTGTGGAAAAGGTCAGCGGTGAAAACCGAACTCGCGATGCACTCCGCGCTGGAGCAACACTCCGAGAAGTCTACGACAAATATGGAATATTGTGAGGAATAGTCGTTGGCGAAACCTTTGCCAACGCGCGTAAGCCCAACTATCGGGCAAGGTTGGATATACGGAAAGGGACATCCTTCGTAAAACCCGCCTAAACGAACCGCAAGGAAAATTAAGAAAGGGTTTGAATTCTTTAGGAAAAGCGCGCAAGCCCAACCAACGGGCCGGGCTGGATATACGGAGAGGAACGTTCTTCGTAAAACCCGTCTGAACGAACCGCAAGGAAAATTAAAAATATGATTTATGAATTACGAACGTATCAGGTTGTACCGGGGAAAATGAAAAACTTGAACGACCGATTCGCCAATATCACCGTTCCGCTGTTTGAAAAGCACGGTATGAAAGTTATCGGGTTTTGGGAAACCGCTATCGGCGAGGCAACGACAACAGAACTGATCTATATGCTCGCGTTTGAAGATCTGGGGCACTATCAGCGTGCCTGGGATGCGTTCATAGCCGATCCGGCATGGCAAGAGGCGAAACGCCTGACGGAAGTCGGCGGTCCACTGGTGAACGTGGCGAGTTCAAAGATTATTGAGCCAACCGATTATTCACCATTGCAATAGATCAAGTTCCGATGAAATTGGCAAGAGTGTGTAAGCCCAACCAACGGGCCGGGCTGGATATACGGAGCGGATATTTCACACACAACCTCCTAAACCAACCGCAAGGAATAATAAAAAACTATCTCAAAATGGCAAGTTTCCCGATCTGTTCAATCCGGCTTCCATCCGCTATGTGAGCAATGACACGATACAGATACACACCATTGGCACACTTCACCCCTATTTCATCTCTCCCATCCCAATAAGTTTCGTTGCCACCTCGGTTTGCACTGGCATCGTCAAGCGTACGGAGGAGCCTACCGTTGACACTGTAAATTTTGATTGTGACGGTATCTGGTGCTTGTGCGAGATGATAGGTGAAAAAGGTCTTTCCATCGTATGTCGGATTTGGGACGTTGAAAACCTCGCTGAGTGTGATCTCCTCATTTAAGATGAAAGTAGTAACAAGTTCCGCCGCATTTTCGCTGGTATCCGCAGCGGTGATATGGAGTTGATACTCTCCATTCGGAAGATCTGGGGCATAAGTGATAGCGGCGTTTGCGGGGGCAGCTGGATCAAAGGTTTCGGCATAATCGCTTGCGTCCAGAGGTTCAAGCGTTTCATACACACTTCCGAAATTGAAACGAAAAGCAGTTTCATCAAGTGCACTATCGTCAGCAAGGGTAATCTTGAAGCGGGGCTGCTCTGTAAGTTCCATTCCATCTATCAGGGGTTCATCAAGCGGTTCTCGTGTCAAACCTGTACCGAGAGCAGTGATCCGAATGTCAATAGTAGGCGGTGTGAGATCAGGGGCTTCAGTGACAAAAAACCTATAGGTAACGATCTTTTCGTCACCACCAATGGCGTTGCCATTGAAATCCTGAGCCGTAATGTTGAAGGTATACTCACCGGGAAAAAGAACCGGTTGGTAATCAATTGGCACAGTTTGAATGCCACCCTGTGTGCGGAGTTCGTAGTCCGTGAGCAGCTCAAAAGGACCGCCATCCTTTCGTCTGGCGATTGTGAGGAAGTCTGTATCAATACCGTTTGTATCTTGTAGCACAATAGAGATCTTCGGACGCGGTGGAATCACACTGCCGGTCTGCGGTTCGAGACCATCCACCCATATACTGAACGTAGGCGGTTCAGTATCGGTACTCCGCATCAAAGCAAACCATGTGAGTTCACTAACGTCCGCTGTAATAGTTCCGACTTGTGCACTACTAAATTTCACCTTATCGCCAAACTCAAAGCTTTCAGAACTTCCGGTGACAAGAATATCCAATCCCAAATGATTCACGAAAAGCCTCTCATTTACCTTGCCTCTGATTTTGACACCGTTAGGGTAATGGACCGGTTCGCTGGAAGCATCGCGGATTTCATAGCGTTCGACCCCAGTAAAAAAGATAAACCAATCACCCACCTCAAATTCTCCTGCGGGTCCAGGGCGAACGTTCACCGTGGCATTACCATTGCCACGATTCGCATTCCTTGTATCCGTGAGGACGACATCGCCTTCCCTGTTATAGTCGGTTTCAAAAACGAGAATATCGGCGAATTCAAAGGTGTAATTGACACCCAGAGGTGTGCTCTCTTGCCTCGGAATCCGTAACTCCAAACCAAACCCTTCTTCCCTAAATGGGTTGTCCAGTTGCCCAGATTTATCAAGCTTTTGGAAGAACGCTTCGCCTTTGCGCTTGAGAAACACCTCGTACTCAGAAGCATCTAAAAACTGGAGTGCCCAAGTACCAGCAGGCGTAAGATTTGGGTTGACGCTAATAGCGGAAGCCTCCAATTTCTGCTCGCTTGCATTCTCCATCTGTGTTGGGGTGACGTAGTTCTCAAGCAGAAAATCGCCTTCAGGAGTGTAGCTAATCTGTGATGTCAAACGCCGCCACGCTGAGAAATCTGCTTGCCATGCATAGATTGCCAACTGATCTGCGAGTTCCGCCAGTGCAGTCTTAAATGCAGGATTATCATCCTGAAGTAAGGTCTCTTCGCGCACGGTGTCCTCCAAAGCACTCACATCAAAGCGAAGTTTGACTTCGGCGGGTTTTTTAAGTTCTGTTTCCCCCGTGCGAAAGGCGGGTTCGTAATACTGAGCGACCTCAGTTCCCTGACGAATGAGTCCACGGCGAAGCGCAGCGACGCGCGGAATAGGTGCGAATTGGAGATCCGGTTGAGACGGATCGGTAGGTGCCTGTGAAGAAACAGAGAGTGGAATACCTGTCTTACTCTGCGGTTCAGCGTCAAGCACGCCTGCAGGGAAATCGATGTCAAACACCCTATCCAAACTAAACGCTGTCAATTCTTCCTGTGGTTTATAGTTAAACTCATTAACAATAAAGGAGACGTGTTGCTTGTTATCAAACTGACGCGCTTCTTGAACGTTTCCACGGATTTCATCGTCAATCTCAGGATCATCTGGGTCCGCGAGGACGTAAATCTTGTGGACACCTGTTGTGAGAGGTTTGTCGAGATCAAGAATTGCAGTTGTGCGCTGCAACACGTGCGTGCCGTCTCTCCAATCCGTGGGTTTGACGGTTACGCGTCCTATGATGTCAGCACCTTCATCAATTACGCCATCTCCCTCTGCATCGAGATTTCCTTCAGCAAAAACCACCTCAATATCTGCCAGAACGGGGCGACCACCGGTGTTGATAATTTCCGCGACAAGTTGATAGCCATTTTTTTCCTTATCAAACGTATATTGGATGGGTGCTCTGTCCGCCTCATCCGTGCCGATCGCGATGTTAGGACCCTCCGGCACCCTGACGATGTTGCGATCCGTTTTTGATGGAATAAAGATTTGATGCCCCCCGCTATCAGTAATGCGGAGCCGATAGCGCACCTGTCGTCCACCATGTGGAAGTGGAATAAGTCTTTCAAGCTCATACCATTGCCCACCTAACGGCACATCACCAAGAGGTTCGCGTGCAGGGACCATCTGTATTACATCGTCTTCAAAGTTAGCGGTGTCATCCCACAAGATACTTATGCTCCGTATGCCTCCCGGTCCTCTATCATCAACAACGAGCACACTGATATTGAGCGTATCCGTGACTTTAACATCAAGCGTTTCTCGGATGTCGTGCACGACGGGTGTATCGACCCAAAATCGGGCACCTCCGACAGCGGCGCGGGTATCGTCATAAGCGAAGATTCGCGCGATACCACCACCGGGCCGGGCACTGTTTGGAACATCAATACGAATAGTGCCATATTCTCCCTGCCAGACCCTACCCCGTGTGCGCGATGTCAGGTCATTGTTAAGATCGTCGTCAAAATTATT
The Candidatus Poribacteria bacterium genome window above contains:
- a CDS encoding Uma2 family endonuclease, which encodes MHNSQTNPESTQEIAAPSTMTLEEFLENDFEGYEYIKGELVPMAAAAIVHGEIGSNIHFLLASYVRKNKLGRLYIAETTFQLSDRVVKPDIAFVSTERLSDDKLKGFSVAPDLAIEIVSPTDKHYDVTEKALAYLKSGTRLVWVIEPVAKTVMVYRSETDFALLTYEDTLTGEDVVEGFTCPVAQLFE
- a CDS encoding YjhG/YagF family D-xylonate dehydratase; amino-acid sequence: MAKQINYADILETGDNGIYDIQTHAAGPEGSLPLTAEMLLTRPSGDVFGLTHNAAMGWAPTELRREEFLILSTQGGIRAPDGSPIALGYHTGHWEVGLLMQAVAHELKELAAIPFAGYCSDPCDGRTQGTVGMMDSLAYRNDAAQVFRRLIRSLPTRKGVVGVATCDKGLPAMMMALASMRELPAVLVPGGVTLPPTTGEDAGKIQTIGARFAHGEISLQDAADMGCRACATPGGGCQFLGTAATSQVVGEALGMSLTHTALAPSGQNIWSDMGLRSARAVVNLAAKGLTMNDIVTPEAIRNAMVVHAAFGGSTNLLLHIPAIAHAAGLDRPTIDDWTEVNQNVPRLVDVLPNGPVGHPTVRVFLAGGVPEVMLHLRELGCLNENVLTATGETLGSNLDWWATSERRARVRQTLQDKDNIAPDEVILSPNAAKEAGLTSTVTFPRGSLAPEGSVIKSTAIDPSVVDADGVYRMTGPARVFVRESEAIQTLKGQGERDIQPGDIIVLCCRGPQGTGMEEVYQLTAALKHLSFGKNIALITDARFSGVSTGACIGHVGPEALANGPIGKVLDGDIIQIEIDTRRLEGSIDLVGHGSEHFSAEEGERVLAERQPRPDLSPDEALPDDTRLWAALQSVGGGTWGGCVYDVDAIINALK
- a CDS encoding VanZ family protein gives rise to the protein MKYWAPPLLYMALIFGISSLEQPPLPMPEFEWLTIDKLYHFIEYAILGGLLTRAFVKASPSIISSRFTWHAAVVLSILYGASDEWHQTFVPGRFATLADWVADVLGSIAGVLVVYLYYKKKES
- a CDS encoding MBL fold metallo-hydrolase; its protein translation is MHPLVDLKVPDGSVAVHWFEQSSFALKDPAGTIVQIDPYFPRERPADRFIHTEPPLDESALPTDFVLLTHAHGDHTCPESIRRIWETSTATRFVGPEESTRQISSETDVAAENTLEIRAGESATLNGLTVHAVYAKPPEGDAAADIAPPDVTHLGYVIVSNGVTLYFSGDPINNFAEHDELISAVAAHKPDIGFLTNHPTEGEFPFYDGCVKMATRIGLQHAVPVHRACFVTRDYDPNEWADQFPAGGPEPLIIERNSHIIYQ
- the purE gene encoding 5-(carboxyamino)imidazole ribonucleotide mutase, giving the protein MSLQEPKTPLVGIVMGSDSDLEKMAEAAKVLEEFEVPFEITISSAHRSPERTMAWTEKIKAEGGKVIIAGAGRAAHLAGVIAAHTTLPVIGVPIDGGPLNGVDALYATVQMPPGIPVGTMAIGSGGARNAGLFAVQILALQFPELEAKLLAYKTKLSDGVAEKAERLQEVGYENY
- a CDS encoding RraA family protein — encoded protein: MSDGQNQWDNDTELFDMMEEQLYAAVISDALDAAGYREQALPHTIRPLHPETVVVGRAMPVQCVDVYEIPDEPYQQEIAAVDSLKENDVFVCSTNQSTRNCIWGELLSTAARARGARGAIVDGFIRDARQILAMGFPVFTTGLSPVDSSGRGDVIAYNVPIECGGVTVNPGDIVFGDADGIVVIPQAVETEVIAAAVEKVSGENRTRDALRAGATLREVYDKYGIL
- a CDS encoding NIPSNAP family protein, whose product is MIYELRTYQVVPGKMKNLNDRFANITVPLFEKHGMKVIGFWETAIGEATTTELIYMLAFEDLGHYQRAWDAFIADPAWQEAKRLTEVGGPLVNVASSKIIEPTDYSPLQ